In Anseongella ginsenosidimutans, one genomic interval encodes:
- the pdhA gene encoding pyruvate dehydrogenase (acetyl-transferring) E1 component subunit alpha: MSSTTEAKKEAGAVPVTKETYLQWYESMLLMRRFEEKSGQLYGQQKIRGFCHLYIGQEAVIAGTISAIRQEDPIITAYRDHAHALGKGVTPRAIMAELYGKATGCSKGKGGSMHLFSKEHYFFGGHGIVGGQIPLGAGIGFAEQYKGTDNVCICYLGDGAVRQGALNETFNMAMLWKIPVIFVCENNGYAMGTSVQRTTNVTDIYKIGLAYDMPSEPVDGMSCESVHEAIDRAVQRARKGEGPTFLEMRTYRYKGHSMSDPAKYRTKEEVEEYKAKDPIEIVKNIILEKKYADEAWLEEVGNRVKEQVEDSVKFAEESPFPEAEELYKDVYVQEDYPFIMD; encoded by the coding sequence ATGAGTTCAACAACTGAAGCTAAAAAAGAGGCAGGCGCTGTGCCTGTGACCAAAGAAACGTATTTACAGTGGTATGAGAGTATGCTGTTAATGCGGCGTTTCGAAGAAAAATCAGGACAGCTTTACGGCCAGCAAAAAATCAGGGGTTTCTGCCACCTGTACATTGGTCAGGAAGCGGTAATTGCGGGGACTATTTCGGCTATCCGGCAGGAAGACCCTATTATTACTGCTTACCGGGATCATGCTCACGCACTTGGCAAGGGGGTAACGCCGCGCGCCATCATGGCCGAATTGTATGGAAAGGCCACCGGATGCTCCAAGGGGAAAGGCGGCTCCATGCACTTGTTCTCGAAAGAACATTACTTTTTCGGTGGGCATGGGATAGTGGGCGGACAAATACCGCTCGGCGCCGGGATCGGTTTCGCCGAACAATATAAAGGAACCGATAACGTTTGTATTTGTTACCTGGGAGACGGCGCCGTTCGGCAGGGAGCATTAAACGAGACCTTCAACATGGCCATGCTCTGGAAGATCCCGGTAATCTTTGTTTGCGAAAATAACGGTTATGCTATGGGAACTTCGGTGCAGCGCACCACCAATGTAACGGATATTTACAAGATTGGCCTGGCGTATGACATGCCATCCGAGCCTGTAGACGGCATGAGCTGCGAATCCGTGCATGAGGCCATTGACAGGGCCGTGCAACGCGCCCGTAAAGGCGAAGGCCCCACGTTCCTTGAAATGCGCACGTACCGGTACAAGGGACATTCTATGTCCGACCCGGCAAAATACCGCACCAAAGAGGAAGTGGAGGAATATAAGGCAAAAGATCCCATCGAAATTGTTAAGAATATCATCCTTGAGAAAAAGTACGCTGATGAAGCCTGGCTGGAAGAAGTCGGCAACAGGGTAAAGGAACAGGTGGAAGATTCAGTAAAGTTCGCGGAGGAATCACCGTTTCCGGAAGCAGAGGAGCTTTACAAGGACGTCTACGTCCAGGAAGATTATCCGTTTATTATGGACTAA
- a CDS encoding C40 family peptidase, with protein sequence MLKSVLLIALLCLGLKGWAQEKTPFAPVDQKDMKKVLQLAEQDSLSRKYFTHLLGVPVNFNANLKLYDFIQEWMGTPYRFGGDSKGGIDCSRFVNRAYEFVYDSVLGGKTSRGIYKELTEIVSTDELKEGDFVFFKIGRRYISHIGIYLGDNKFVHASRSEGVTISDLNEPYWKRYFYKAGRLIGQYF encoded by the coding sequence ATGTTAAAGAGCGTATTACTTATTGCATTATTGTGCCTGGGCCTCAAGGGCTGGGCTCAGGAAAAAACACCCTTTGCTCCTGTTGACCAGAAGGATATGAAGAAAGTCCTGCAGCTGGCTGAACAGGATTCCCTTTCGCGGAAATACTTTACGCACCTCCTTGGAGTTCCTGTCAATTTTAATGCCAATCTAAAGCTTTACGATTTTATCCAGGAATGGATGGGCACGCCTTATCGTTTCGGGGGAGACAGCAAAGGCGGCATTGACTGTTCCAGGTTTGTAAATCGTGCCTATGAATTCGTTTATGACTCTGTTCTTGGAGGGAAAACCTCCCGGGGCATTTATAAAGAACTTACGGAGATTGTTTCCACGGACGAGCTAAAAGAAGGCGATTTCGTCTTTTTTAAAATAGGCCGGCGATATATTTCCCATATCGGAATTTACCTGGGTGACAATAAATTTGTGCATGCGTCCAGGAGCGAGGGAGTCACCATCAGCGACCTGAACGAACCTTACTGGAAACGTTATTTCTACAAGGCGGGCCGCCTGATAGGCCAGTACTTTTAA
- a CDS encoding CPBP family intramembrane glutamic endopeptidase, whose product MSKYPGNIEAVLALSISVVSAGLLLLPAAGLESNWITIAGLLSGIVILGISFVQKRYLLVHLCLFFLLLFGWKNSPLWPSDLPTGLVAPFLSYLLIVLLIPPLRKTLSWFRWGGCSRKAMIAGLLILAFSLPALLMWAMHSENVIEYYVYLFHPEILYIELVIFALLFAVINAVTQEVIFRGVFQDALEAAFGKGAYAILVQALIFGLIHLQGIPSGLAGVLMAFSYGCALGILRKVAGGCCYP is encoded by the coding sequence ATGTCCAAATACCCCGGGAATATAGAAGCGGTACTGGCCCTAAGCATTTCTGTTGTGTCAGCAGGCCTGCTTCTTCTTCCCGCCGCGGGCCTGGAAAGCAATTGGATCACCATCGCCGGACTCTTATCAGGTATCGTTATTCTGGGCATCTCCTTTGTTCAAAAACGGTATCTGCTGGTTCACCTGTGCCTTTTCTTTCTATTGCTTTTCGGGTGGAAGAATTCTCCCCTTTGGCCTTCCGATCTGCCAACGGGATTGGTAGCGCCGTTTCTCTCCTATCTTCTTATCGTCCTTCTAATTCCTCCTTTAAGAAAAACGCTTAGCTGGTTCAGATGGGGCGGCTGCAGCCGGAAAGCGATGATAGCCGGGCTGCTTATTCTTGCTTTTAGCCTGCCAGCTTTATTGATGTGGGCGATGCATTCTGAAAACGTTATTGAATATTACGTCTACCTTTTCCATCCTGAGATCCTTTATATTGAGCTGGTTATTTTTGCGTTGCTGTTCGCTGTTATCAATGCGGTCACGCAGGAAGTTATTTTTCGCGGGGTGTTTCAGGACGCTCTGGAGGCGGCTTTTGGAAAAGGCGCCTACGCCATACTTGTTCAGGCGCTGATCTTTGGCCTCATTCATCTGCAGGGCATTCCGAGTGGACTAGCGGGGGTGCTGATGGCCTTTTCCTATGGATGCGCCCTGGGCATTCTCAGAAAAGTGGCCGGGGGCTGCTGTTACCCATAG
- a CDS encoding 7TMR-DISMED2 domain-containing protein: MTEFMLSKSIWGLIFMVFLVPVNGAKAVAIPVSPDTVYTSQIGKKLKMDTVMALETSCGECGLSSIMQRPGDFNRITASAYPSDPSMTYWIRVVIVNNTDSLNRITVSNGWNDLTDGYFFPNGGGEAQVAHSGTLLPASKRALEVSSSTMHFNFPPSVDTATLFLKVQNPFSGYPPQLDLSLLSETSFNSYMEKVYARDNVSIAFQGPFA; the protein is encoded by the coding sequence ATGACGGAGTTTATGCTGTCTAAATCTATTTGGGGACTCATTTTCATGGTGTTTCTTGTACCTGTTAACGGTGCAAAAGCAGTGGCTATCCCCGTAAGCCCGGATACTGTTTACACTTCCCAGATAGGGAAGAAGCTTAAAATGGATACCGTCATGGCGCTGGAGACCAGCTGCGGAGAATGCGGCCTAAGCTCCATTATGCAGCGTCCCGGGGATTTTAACAGAATTACCGCCTCGGCCTACCCCTCTGACCCGTCCATGACGTATTGGATCCGGGTTGTGATCGTGAATAATACCGATTCACTTAACCGCATTACGGTATCCAACGGCTGGAACGACCTGACGGATGGATATTTTTTTCCGAACGGTGGCGGAGAGGCTCAGGTAGCCCATTCGGGCACGCTTTTGCCGGCTTCCAAACGGGCCCTGGAAGTGTCCTCGTCCACCATGCATTTCAATTTTCCGCCCTCGGTGGATACTGCTACCCTTTTTCTAAAGGTACAGAACCCTTTTTCCGGCTATCCTCCTCAGCTGGACCTTAGCCTGTTGTCTGAAACCTCCTTTAACTCCTACATGGAGAAGGTGTATGCAAGGGATAATGTTTCCATTGCCTTCCAGGGGCCGTTTGCCTGA
- a CDS encoding type 1 glutamine amidotransferase, producing the protein MHSEHLRIHYFQHVPFEGPGSIAEWAQQKGHSLTRTRFYEQEALPALDGIDWLVIMGGPMSAHDEGCYPWMAPEKAFIRQAISAGKTVIGICLGAQLIAQVLGARVYPNPQKEIGWFPVTFSGREASGPDAGGLAAGGLAALTVFHWHGDTFDLPENCRRIASSEACRNQGFWYTDCVLGLQFHCEVNRAALEEMVKEGVEEFRTVEITAGEAAPAAGNAAATAGRFIQTPAQILSGNEFILPANRYLEQLLEQLAAGQGRIKAR; encoded by the coding sequence ATGCATTCCGAACACCTGAGGATACACTATTTTCAGCACGTTCCCTTTGAGGGGCCCGGCAGTATTGCTGAATGGGCTCAACAGAAAGGTCATTCCCTGACCAGAACCCGTTTTTATGAACAGGAAGCTTTACCGGCCCTGGATGGAATAGATTGGCTCGTGATCATGGGCGGGCCCATGAGCGCACATGATGAAGGCTGTTATCCCTGGATGGCTCCGGAAAAGGCCTTCATTAGGCAAGCCATTTCCGCGGGAAAAACGGTGATTGGGATTTGCCTGGGAGCGCAGTTAATAGCTCAGGTACTCGGCGCCAGGGTGTACCCTAATCCGCAGAAGGAAATTGGCTGGTTCCCGGTAACTTTTTCAGGCCGGGAAGCCTCCGGGCCGGATGCTGGCGGCTTGGCGGCGGGCGGGCTGGCGGCGCTTACCGTATTTCACTGGCATGGCGATACCTTTGACCTTCCCGAAAACTGCCGCCGTATCGCTTCTTCGGAAGCCTGCAGGAACCAGGGCTTCTGGTATACGGACTGCGTCCTGGGCTTACAGTTCCATTGTGAAGTAAACCGCGCAGCGCTTGAAGAAATGGTAAAGGAGGGTGTGGAAGAATTTCGCACCGTGGAAATTACTGCCGGGGAAGCGGCTCCCGCTGCCGGGAATGCCGCAGCCACAGCCGGCAGATTCATTCAAACGCCTGCCCAAATTTTATCGGGAAATGAATTTATCCTTCCGGCAAATCGCTACCTGGAGCAGCTGCTTGAGCAATTGGCTGCGGGGCAGGGCCGCATAAAAGCCCGCTGA
- a CDS encoding mechanosensitive ion channel family protein, giving the protein MNETTDNISNYFFNFLYTRGPGILLAIVTLVAGVILIKYLMRGINKRMEKRRVDPSLIGFLSSLANFVLYILLFMSVARMIGIATTSFLTLIGAAGLAIGLALQGSLSNFAGGVLILLFKPFRVGEYISSTSEASGTVKKIDILYTTLTTPGNEEVYAPNGPLANSVITNYSRNGMRRLDFNIGIAYDSDIRKARELMLEIFNSDPRVRKEPAAPIVVLNQLADSSVNLIGRIWVGKDDYWDVFFEGQETIKETLEANGISLPFPQREVIIRNETQQGTGSLGSRSSGTSPS; this is encoded by the coding sequence ATGAATGAAACTACCGATAACATCAGTAATTATTTCTTTAACTTCCTTTACACCCGCGGACCGGGTATCCTGCTGGCCATCGTTACGCTGGTTGCCGGGGTTATTTTGATCAAATACCTGATGCGGGGGATCAACAAGCGCATGGAAAAGCGTCGCGTGGATCCCTCGCTGATCGGGTTTTTGTCAAGTCTCGCTAACTTTGTACTCTATATCCTGCTGTTTATGTCCGTTGCCCGGATGATAGGGATTGCGACTACTTCCTTCCTTACCCTTATCGGGGCGGCGGGACTGGCTATCGGGCTTGCGCTGCAAGGCAGCCTTTCCAACTTCGCGGGAGGAGTCCTGATCCTGCTTTTTAAGCCTTTCAGAGTAGGGGAATATATCAGTTCAACGAGCGAGGCCTCCGGGACGGTTAAAAAAATAGATATTTTATACACCACGCTCACTACGCCCGGAAACGAGGAGGTATATGCTCCCAACGGCCCCCTGGCCAATTCCGTGATCACGAATTATTCAAGGAACGGCATGCGAAGGCTCGATTTCAATATCGGGATAGCTTATGATTCGGACATCCGGAAAGCCCGGGAACTGATGCTCGAGATCTTTAATTCGGATCCGCGTGTCCGGAAAGAACCCGCCGCTCCCATCGTTGTTTTAAACCAGCTCGCCGATAGCTCGGTTAACCTGATCGGGCGCATATGGGTAGGCAAGGACGATTATTGGGATGTTTTCTTTGAAGGGCAGGAAACCATAAAAGAAACGCTTGAGGCAAATGGTATTTCTCTTCCGTTCCCGCAGCGGGAAGTTATCATCCGGAACGAAACCCAGCAGGGTACCGGATCTTTGGGAAGCAGGTCATCGGGAACCAGCCCTTCCTGA
- a CDS encoding energy transducer TonB produces MKALYLAASVCICIFLASCAAAKWPDARFVEKHNYKEVRGSLPGEFAEKPNRFPMYPGGQEGINELIAAHVRFPQEALKKKASGVVIVRYVIDRDGLVKDAEVIKGVAPALDAEAIRVIQKMERWVPGQLNGQLVRVSFSQPFNFNLPSAPVPPGGR; encoded by the coding sequence ATGAAAGCACTTTACCTGGCTGCCAGCGTTTGCATTTGTATTTTCCTGGCATCTTGCGCTGCAGCAAAATGGCCGGATGCCCGCTTTGTTGAAAAACACAATTATAAGGAGGTAAGGGGAAGCCTTCCAGGCGAATTTGCGGAAAAGCCTAACCGTTTTCCGATGTATCCTGGCGGGCAAGAAGGAATCAACGAGTTGATTGCCGCCCATGTCCGTTTTCCCCAGGAAGCTTTGAAGAAGAAAGCCAGCGGGGTCGTTATTGTTAGATACGTCATTGATAGAGATGGATTAGTTAAAGACGCGGAAGTAATTAAAGGAGTAGCGCCGGCCCTGGATGCGGAAGCGATCAGGGTCATTCAAAAAATGGAACGATGGGTACCCGGCCAGCTCAACGGTCAGCTGGTAAGGGTATCTTTTTCCCAGCCTTTTAATTTTAATCTGCCTTCAGCTCCAGTTCCGCCAGGTGGCCGTTAA
- a CDS encoding pyruvate dehydrogenase complex dihydrolipoamide acetyltransferase translates to MAEVIRMPKMSDTMTEGVLAKWHKKVGDKISSGDLVAEIETDKATMDFESFQEGTLLYIGPGEGDAVPVNDVIAVLGEEGEDYKALLEEEQKSSQGGEEGDKEEEAPKEEAPKEDAPKEEAKKEAPAKEEKKEAAPAEDTEDEGSEEEESVEGGKRIKASPLARKIAKEKGIDLSRVKGSAAGGRIVKKDVESYKPEEAAPAAAAAEAKPAAAARVVAGQESFEEVKVSQMRKTIARRLSESKFGAPHFYLTISVNMDKAIEARTRLNELSPVKISFNDLILKAAAAALRQHPNVNSSWLGDKIRYNHHINIGVAVAVEDGLLVPVVRFADAKSLSQIAGEVKDFAQKAKDKKLQPSDWEGSTFTISNLGMFGIEEFTAIINPPDACILAVGGIRKVPVVGADGAIAAGNEMKMTLSCDHRAVDGATGAAFLQTLKSMLEDPLRILV, encoded by the coding sequence ATGGCCGAAGTAATCAGAATGCCGAAGATGAGCGATACCATGACCGAGGGTGTCCTGGCCAAATGGCATAAAAAAGTTGGGGATAAAATAAGTTCAGGTGACCTTGTCGCGGAAATTGAGACGGACAAGGCGACGATGGATTTCGAATCGTTCCAGGAAGGAACCTTGTTATATATCGGGCCCGGTGAAGGGGATGCCGTTCCGGTAAACGACGTGATCGCCGTATTGGGTGAAGAGGGAGAAGATTATAAGGCATTGCTGGAAGAAGAGCAAAAGAGTTCCCAGGGCGGCGAAGAAGGAGACAAGGAAGAAGAGGCCCCGAAGGAAGAAGCTCCTAAGGAAGATGCTCCAAAGGAAGAAGCGAAGAAAGAAGCGCCGGCGAAAGAAGAAAAGAAGGAAGCCGCGCCCGCCGAAGACACCGAGGACGAAGGTTCGGAAGAAGAAGAGTCGGTTGAAGGCGGAAAGAGGATCAAAGCTTCTCCGCTTGCCCGGAAAATCGCCAAGGAAAAAGGCATTGACCTGTCCCGCGTGAAAGGCAGCGCCGCCGGCGGACGTATTGTGAAGAAGGATGTAGAATCTTATAAGCCGGAAGAAGCCGCGCCGGCCGCAGCCGCCGCGGAAGCAAAACCAGCGGCAGCAGCCAGGGTAGTAGCCGGACAGGAAAGCTTTGAGGAAGTAAAGGTTTCGCAGATGCGTAAAACCATCGCGCGCCGCCTTTCCGAAAGCAAATTCGGCGCTCCTCATTTTTACCTCACCATTTCCGTGAACATGGATAAAGCCATTGAAGCCCGCACCAGGCTGAATGAGCTGTCCCCTGTAAAAATTTCGTTTAACGACTTAATCCTGAAAGCCGCAGCTGCTGCTCTGCGCCAGCATCCGAATGTTAACTCATCCTGGCTGGGAGACAAGATCAGGTATAATCATCATATCAACATAGGCGTGGCAGTAGCTGTAGAAGACGGCCTGCTTGTTCCCGTTGTGCGTTTTGCCGATGCAAAGTCCCTTTCCCAGATTGCGGGCGAGGTCAAGGACTTTGCACAAAAGGCAAAAGACAAGAAGCTTCAGCCCTCCGACTGGGAAGGCAGTACCTTTACCATTTCCAACCTGGGAATGTTCGGAATCGAAGAATTTACAGCGATTATTAACCCGCCGGATGCTTGTATTTTAGCGGTGGGAGGAATCCGGAAAGTCCCCGTGGTGGGAGCGGACGGAGCCATAGCTGCAGGAAATGAAATGAAAATGACACTTTCCTGCGACCATCGTGCAGTTGACGGCGCTACCGGCGCCGCCTTCCTTCAAACGTTGAAATCCATGCTGGAAGATCCGCTTCGGATACTGGTGTAA
- a CDS encoding ATP-binding protein: MLFARHIYPLLSDHLTRKQVTVLTGMRRTGKTTLVKQLMEESAIAQKHYFDLERIDNRQLFSEPNYENTVQALRQQGTDFTKRVLIVLDEIQLVPNLPSIIKYLYDTYDIKFVVTGSSAYYMKNLFSESLAGRKKIFEIYPLNFGEFLIFNGVAALSPNIEEAERFIRSEFERLKGYYDSYVNFGGFPEVVLADSMAEKQDLIIDILSSYINLDIRVLSDIKDPTNLYKLIKLLSVRIGTRLEVSKLTSLMGMARQTIENYLELLEKSYLIRTIPVLSSSPDREIVKAKKVYFLDNGIATMSGELSSGSRFENAVFNQLHHKGEVAYYQLKSGREIDFILNKEACFEVKETATEADLKNVQSLAKNLKIAQSYVIGRQPLKVFPGYIWAGFIT, translated from the coding sequence ATGTTATTCGCTCGCCACATATATCCTCTCCTGTCAGATCATCTGACGCGAAAGCAAGTTACTGTCCTTACTGGCATGCGGCGAACCGGCAAAACTACGCTGGTGAAGCAATTAATGGAAGAATCTGCTATCGCGCAGAAACATTATTTTGACCTGGAGCGGATCGATAACAGGCAGTTATTTTCCGAACCTAATTATGAGAACACCGTACAAGCGCTAAGGCAACAAGGAACTGACTTTACCAAAAGAGTGCTGATCGTTCTGGATGAGATCCAGTTGGTTCCCAATTTACCCAGTATCATTAAATACTTGTACGATACCTACGATATTAAGTTTGTAGTAACGGGTTCAAGCGCCTATTACATGAAAAACCTCTTTTCCGAATCATTAGCGGGCAGAAAGAAAATATTTGAAATCTACCCCCTTAACTTCGGAGAGTTTCTGATATTTAATGGAGTAGCTGCTTTGTCCCCGAATATAGAAGAGGCGGAGAGGTTTATCCGGTCAGAGTTCGAAAGATTAAAGGGCTATTATGACTCCTACGTAAATTTTGGAGGGTTTCCTGAAGTGGTTCTTGCTGATTCGATGGCGGAGAAACAGGATCTGATAATTGATATATTAAGTTCTTACATTAACCTTGACATAAGAGTACTTTCAGACATCAAGGACCCAACAAATCTTTATAAACTTATCAAATTGCTCTCCGTCCGGATAGGCACGAGATTGGAGGTTTCAAAGTTAACCAGCCTCATGGGAATGGCCCGGCAAACAATAGAGAATTATCTTGAGCTATTGGAGAAAAGCTATCTTATACGTACTATACCCGTACTATCGAGCAGCCCCGACCGGGAAATAGTTAAAGCGAAAAAGGTTTATTTCCTTGACAACGGTATCGCAACCATGTCAGGGGAGCTTTCAAGCGGCTCCAGGTTTGAAAATGCAGTGTTCAACCAATTGCATCATAAAGGTGAAGTTGCCTATTATCAACTCAAGTCGGGCAGGGAAATAGATTTCATCCTTAATAAGGAGGCTTGCTTTGAAGTTAAGGAAACCGCAACAGAAGCAGACCTGAAAAACGTGCAGTCACTGGCCAAAAATCTCAAGATAGCACAATCGTATGTTATAGGGCGCCAGCCTTTGAAGGTTTTCCCCGGGTATATCTGGGCGGGATTTATTACTTAA
- a CDS encoding sulfatase family protein codes for MKVRIPLFLALAAAMAGSCQQQNRNTASSSETEGSPEIEIEKIEGAKPLNVVFILADDHRYDAMGFMGKIPGLKTPNMDRMAREGVHVKNAFVSTALCSPSRASILTGQYAHTHTIVDNSAPMPEGLRFFPQYLQEAGYQTAFIGKWHMGNQDDQPQPGFDHWVSFKGQGQYYNPTLNVDGKQVKHADSTYMTDLLTDYAVNWLDSAGSEKPFFLYLSHKANHAEFYPAKRHAGSYANLEIQYPPSMFLTATDSSTVEMPPGFRGPEGPVNKQDIPDWVREQRYSWHGVDYMYHGTIVFDDFYRRYLETLLALDESVGRVLEFLTEKGLAENTVVIYMGDNGFGFGEHGLIDKRHMYEESMRVPLLVWAPGMQFQQHELEKMVQNIDIGPTVLELAGVKTPSPMQGMSFAPLLRGEDIPWRDEVYYEYYWEYAFPQTPTIFGVRTDRYKYIFNHGVWDINEFYDLREDPWEVNNLIRSKAHQDTIKGMVDAMWSWLEETGGMQIPLKRIGHKKFDNRYNGTY; via the coding sequence ATGAAAGTAAGAATCCCCCTTTTCCTGGCGCTGGCCGCCGCCATGGCAGGCAGTTGCCAGCAGCAGAACCGCAATACGGCCTCATCCTCTGAAACAGAAGGTTCCCCCGAAATTGAAATAGAAAAGATCGAAGGCGCAAAGCCGCTGAACGTGGTTTTTATTCTTGCCGATGATCACCGCTACGATGCGATGGGCTTTATGGGAAAGATTCCCGGGCTGAAAACGCCGAATATGGACCGGATGGCCAGGGAAGGGGTGCATGTAAAGAACGCTTTTGTAAGTACTGCCCTTTGTTCGCCCAGCCGGGCTTCGATTCTTACGGGGCAGTATGCGCATACCCATACGATTGTAGATAATTCAGCGCCCATGCCGGAGGGACTCCGTTTCTTCCCCCAGTATTTGCAGGAGGCGGGTTATCAGACGGCTTTTATCGGGAAATGGCATATGGGAAACCAGGACGATCAGCCTCAGCCGGGCTTTGATCACTGGGTGAGTTTCAAAGGACAGGGACAATACTATAATCCTACCCTGAACGTGGACGGGAAGCAGGTCAAGCATGCCGACAGCACCTATATGACCGACCTGCTCACCGATTATGCCGTGAACTGGCTGGACAGCGCCGGCAGCGAAAAGCCGTTTTTCCTCTACCTTTCACATAAGGCCAATCATGCCGAATTTTACCCGGCAAAGCGGCATGCGGGAAGTTATGCCAACCTGGAGATCCAGTACCCGCCTTCTATGTTCCTGACCGCGACCGATTCAAGCACGGTGGAAATGCCGCCGGGTTTCCGGGGCCCGGAAGGCCCGGTCAATAAACAGGATATCCCGGATTGGGTGCGGGAGCAGCGGTACAGCTGGCATGGGGTAGATTATATGTACCACGGAACCATTGTTTTCGACGATTTTTACCGTCGCTACCTGGAAACCTTGCTGGCCCTGGACGAAAGTGTGGGAAGAGTGCTGGAATTCCTGACAGAAAAGGGCTTAGCTGAAAATACCGTGGTGATCTACATGGGCGATAATGGCTTTGGCTTCGGAGAACACGGCCTCATTGACAAGCGCCATATGTATGAAGAATCCATGCGCGTGCCGCTCCTGGTATGGGCGCCCGGAATGCAATTCCAGCAGCATGAGCTGGAAAAGATGGTGCAAAACATTGATATCGGCCCCACAGTACTGGAACTTGCCGGCGTTAAAACACCCTCGCCAATGCAAGGAATGTCGTTTGCCCCGCTGTTGCGCGGAGAGGACATTCCCTGGCGCGATGAGGTTTATTACGAATATTACTGGGAGTACGCTTTCCCGCAAACCCCCACGATTTTCGGCGTGCGGACGGATCGTTATAAATATATTTTCAACCACGGCGTCTGGGACATCAATGAGTTTTACGATCTCCGGGAAGATCCCTGGGAGGTGAATAATCTTATCCGGAGTAAGGCTCACCAGGATACCATTAAAGGTATGGTGGACGCTATGTGGAGCTGGCTGGAAGAAACCGGAGGCATGCAGATCCCGTTAAAACGGATCGGCCATAAAAAATTCGACAATCGCTATAACGGAACTTATTAA
- a CDS encoding aldo/keto reductase, giving the protein MEYRQLGKSDLKVSSITFGAWAIGGWMWGGADRREAIKAIHKAADLGITSIDTAPIYGMGTSEEIVGEAVRELSRDKIQLLTKFGLVWEGTSGRLHMKDSPHQGKKYDVYKYAAADSIRKECENSLRRLKTDYIDLYQIHWPDPTTPIDETMDAVAALIREGKVREAGVCNYSAAEMKEAETTLKLVSNQVPYSMVNRGIEAEIVPHCLETGAGILAYSPLQRGVLTGKFQPGHEFKEGDHRPQTPFFKPGNISRINTFLEKIRPIAEDKGATLAQLVLRWTIDQPGITAALAGARDAAQVAQNAKAAEITLNAEELASINGHLAELELKAD; this is encoded by the coding sequence ATGGAATACAGACAACTTGGAAAAAGCGATTTGAAGGTTTCATCGATCACGTTCGGCGCCTGGGCTATTGGCGGATGGATGTGGGGCGGCGCCGACAGGCGCGAAGCGATAAAGGCGATCCATAAAGCCGCCGACCTGGGAATCACCAGCATTGACACGGCGCCCATTTACGGCATGGGAACCAGCGAAGAAATAGTAGGGGAAGCCGTCCGTGAACTTTCCCGCGATAAAATACAGCTGCTGACCAAATTCGGACTCGTTTGGGAAGGGACCAGCGGCCGCCTCCATATGAAGGACAGTCCTCACCAGGGCAAAAAGTACGATGTTTACAAATATGCAGCTGCGGACAGTATCCGGAAAGAATGCGAAAACAGCCTTCGCCGGCTGAAAACCGATTATATAGACCTTTACCAGATCCATTGGCCCGACCCGACAACTCCCATTGACGAAACAATGGACGCGGTGGCTGCGCTGATCCGGGAAGGGAAAGTGCGGGAAGCGGGCGTCTGCAATTATTCGGCGGCAGAAATGAAGGAAGCGGAAACTACGCTGAAGCTTGTGTCCAACCAGGTCCCCTACAGCATGGTTAACCGCGGAATTGAAGCAGAAATTGTTCCCCATTGCCTGGAAACAGGCGCCGGAATTCTTGCTTACAGTCCCCTGCAGCGCGGCGTACTTACCGGCAAATTCCAGCCCGGCCATGAATTTAAGGAAGGGGACCACCGGCCTCAAACTCCATTTTTCAAACCGGGGAACATATCGCGCATTAACACGTTCCTGGAAAAGATCAGGCCCATTGCAGAAGACAAAGGCGCCACGCTCGCCCAGCTCGTACTCCGCTGGACCATTGATCAGCCTGGCATCACCGCAGCCCTCGCAGGAGCCCGCGATGCCGCCCAGGTTGCTCAGAACGCCAAAGCGGCAGAGATTACGCTGAATGCCGAAGAGTTAGCGAGCATTAACGGCCACCTGGCGGAACTGGAGCTGAAGGCAGATTAA